The Streptomyces bacillaris sequence GCAGTCGTAACCGGTGCCCATGTCCACCGAGTTGTCGGGGAACCGCTCGCTCTTCGGCGCGAAGCAGGGCGTCAGCCTCTCGCCCGGACGGTACGGCCTGGTCGGCAGCGCCGGCAGCCGGACCAGCGTCAGGTCCACCGTGCTGCCCCTGCTGTGCCCGGACTTCTCCGCGATGTAACCGTCCTCGAACAGCCGGGACTTGTCGACCCGCGGATAGAACTCCCCCTTCATGGACTGGTCGTCGGGATCCTTCGCCCAGCGCACGAAGTGGTCCACCGCCCGCTGCGGCCGGTAACAGTCGTACACCTTCAGTGAGTAGCCCTGCCGCAGCAGCCGCTGCTGCGCCCGGTGCAGAGCCTGGGCGGCGGGGCGGGTGAGGATGCAGACCGGCTGCCGATAGCCTTCGACCCGCTCACCGAGGAAGGTGTGCGCGGTGGTGTAGCGCATCTCCTGGATGATCGTCGGATCCACCGACCGCAACGCCACGAACCCTTCGGGCGCCTTCACGGGTCGAGCGGGGGCCTGTGCGGGCGCGGGGGAGACGGCCACGCCGACCAGCAGGGCAGTGGCGGCAGCAGCGGTGGCCAGGGCGCGGAGAGCGGTACGCATTCCTGTCATGGGCACACCGTCTATCAGCTTCCCGCCCCCGGCGGAAGGACGATCGGCTACAGTCCGCCCGTGTCCGAGCCCACCAGCAGCCCCGCCCCGCCGCCCGACCGCCCGCTGTCCCCGTACGTCAGGGACTCCCACTGCTCCACCTGCGGAGCCCCGTACACCGCCCTCGCCTCTCCCGGCACCTGGCCCCGCACCTGCGCCCGCTGCGGCACCACCGCCTACCGCAACCCGCTCCCGGTCGCCGTGGCCCTGCTCCCCGTGAGCGGCCCCGGCCCGACCGGACTCGTCGTCATCACGCGCACCATCGAACCGCAGAAGGGCGGTACGGCCCTCCCCGGCGGCTTCGTCGACCACACGGAGGACTGGCGCGACGCGGTCGTCCGGGAACTGCGCGAGGAGACCGGCATCGAGGCGGCGGCCCAGGACGTCCGCCTCGCCGACGCCCTCAGC is a genomic window containing:
- a CDS encoding M15 family metallopeptidase; protein product: MTGMRTALRALATAAAATALLVGVAVSPAPAQAPARPVKAPEGFVALRSVDPTIIQEMRYTTAHTFLGERVEGYRQPVCILTRPAAQALHRAQQRLLRQGYSLKVYDCYRPQRAVDHFVRWAKDPDDQSMKGEFYPRVDKSRLFEDGYIAEKSGHSRGSTVDLTLVRLPALPTRPYRPGERLTPCFAPKSERFPDNSVDMGTGYDCFDTLSHTDDPRIQGVQRANRQFLKRTLAEVGFVNLPEEWWHFTHKPELFPDTYFDFPVDRRAVAGR
- a CDS encoding NUDIX domain-containing protein encodes the protein MSEPTSSPAPPPDRPLSPYVRDSHCSTCGAPYTALASPGTWPRTCARCGTTAYRNPLPVAVALLPVSGPGPTGLVVITRTIEPQKGGTALPGGFVDHTEDWRDAVVRELREETGIEAAAQDVRLADALSDTAGHLLLFGLLPPRPLSSLPPSVPTHETSGYEILPAPRPLTFPLHTEAANAWFAGRYG